Genomic window (Spirochaetota bacterium):
AGCGATGAATACGATGTCTGCCCGCCCGTCGTGTTCTTCCCGTGAAGTTCCGGCGAGAGTATCATCCATTTGAGCTTGTCCGCCGCCTGATAGAACATGAGCCGCTTCGCTGTAAAGCGGTCGCCGCCGAGATAGTGCAGATGCATGAGGAGCGGCGGTTTTTCGGATTCGATGCCGCGCGGGAGATACACCGCTGCTTTCTGTTCGGTATTATCGATGGTATTCGTGAACGTGAACTCTATCTCCGTGCCGTCGAATATCTCGTAAGGCTTTTTCTGCGGGAATACAAGCGCCGCTGTGATGAGCATGAGAACGATGATGCGTTCGCGTTTCATGGGAACTCCTTGCGGTCGTGTCGGCACACGATGTGCGTCGTGTACAGTATAGTATGTCGATGTTCTACGTCAAGAAGAGGCGGGGTTGTCCGCGTAATCCGCGTCCATGTCCTTTACTTCTGTCTCTTTCCTTGATCTTCCCGCGGCACCTCCTGCCCGTGATTGCGAATCCCCCTGCCTGTGATACAATCACGCAAGTATCCGTATGCGGGGCATAGCATGTATAAACGCGTTCTTCTGAAACTCTCCGGCGAAGTACTCCTCGGCAGAAGCGATTACGGCATCGATGCCGCTGTCGTTAAGCGCATCGGCACCGAGATACGCGACGCTGTGTCAAAAGGCGTTGAGATAGCGCTTATTGTCGGAGGGGGGAATATCTTCCGCGGCGCCGAGGGCGTGAGCGAAACGGGCATGACGCGCGCTGTCGCCGACGGCATGGGCATGCTTGCCACCATGATGAACGCGCTTGCGCTCAAGGACGGCTTTCATCACCTCGACCTTCCCGCGGTCGTGCTTTCCGCGGTACCGATGGGAACGCTCGTCGATACGTTCCAGCGCGACCGGGCTATCGAGCATATGATGCAAA
Coding sequences:
- the pyrH gene encoding UMP kinase, which gives rise to MYKRVLLKLSGEVLLGRSDYGIDAAVVKRIGTEIRDAVSKGVEIALIVGGGNIFRGAEGVSETGMTRAVADGMGMLATMMNALALKDGFHHLDLPAVVLSAVPMGTLVDTFQRDRAIEHMMQKRVIIIPGGTSNPFFTTDTAAVLRALETDCEIILKGTKVDGVYSADPKKDPSATRYEKLSFDEAITKNLRVMDLSAFAMAKDHRIPIRVFNMLTAGAITKALIGENIGTLVS